In a single window of the Nicotiana tomentosiformis chromosome 8, ASM39032v3, whole genome shotgun sequence genome:
- the LOC104107907 gene encoding expansin-A7-like — protein MASFNCRWILSVFLIATMALFHQAIASGYYTTPKFKAMPWKLAYATFYGDETASETMGGACGYGNLFNSGYGTASAALSTVLFSNGYSCGQCFQIQCVKSKFCYKGFTTVTATNLCPPNWAQDSNHGGWCNPPRQHFDMAKPAFMKIAQWKAGIVPVMYRRVPCIKKDGIRFAFQGNGYWLLVYVMNVAGGGDVASMWVKGSKTGWMKMSHNWGASYQAFATLAGQSLSFKLTSYTNHETIIAYNVAPSNWHVGMTYQAKVNFH, from the exons ATGGCATCTTTCAACTGCAGATGGATATTGAGTGTCTTCCTCATTGCGACAATGGCACTTTTTCACCAAGCAATAGCCTCTGGCTACTATACCACCCCTAAGTTTAAAGCCATGCCTTGGAAGCTTGCTTATGCCACGTTCTATGGAGACGAGACTGCTTCTGAGACAATGG GAGGAGCATGTGGATATGGGAACTTGTTCAATTCTGGTTATGGAACAGCAAGTGCAGCATTGAGCACAGTACTATTTAGCAATGGATATTCATGTGGGCAATGCTTCCAAATACAGTGTGTGAAGTCTAAATTTTGCTACAAAGGATTTACCACAGTTACAGCCACAAACCTTTGCCCACCCAATTGGGCCCAAGACTCCAACCATGGTGGCTGGTGCAACCCACCACGTCAGCACTTTGACATGGCTAAACCTGCTTTCATGAAAATTGCTCAATGGAAAGCTGGCATTGTCCCCGTTATGTATCGCAG GGTACCTTGCATTAAGAAAGACGGGATCCGGTTCGCATTCCAAGGAAACGGTTACTGGTTATTGGTATACGTGATGAACGTCGCCGGAGGGGGTGACGTGGCAAGCATGTGGGTGAAGGGAAGCAAAACAGGGTGGATGAAGATGAGCCATAATTGGGGAGCATCATACCAAGCATTTGCAACACTTGCAGGACAATCTCTTTCTTTCAAGCTCACTTCCTACACAAATCATGAGACTATTATAGCTTACAATGTTGCACCTTCTAATTGGCATGTAGGCATGACTTACCAAGCCAAAGTCAACTTCCATTAG